In one candidate division WOR-3 bacterium genomic region, the following are encoded:
- a CDS encoding VWA domain-containing protein, producing the protein MLRISDFASQALMGFSAPSLLPLAALAAIPVVIHILSRLRLKRADFPSLLLLTTAKRERFSWLRLKELLLLVFRTLALLSLLLSLSRPFVRHRLPGLGRANDLIVVIDDSYSMSKPSQWQQALAVARELLTSLGPGRRAALLLASQSEGSDYSPLSTPSSLLAVLDSLKPSSTGAILEPALKRAVELAKPAHAEVVVVTDLQARAIPSDWQPPPDVPVFLAGAETPDDENTGVTRLFTEDRFPVAGRATRIKADFANYGPRPVTRTAVLVVDNHREEQAVAIKPHSSATVTFETALVDSGYHVARVDLRGDSLEADNSRWLAIYQPRRLSVLVVESPAVPAKYLVDALGSDSSSVFSLTTIAAAEFGRYDPRRFATVVVTDAAALSRPDWTRLGFFLQSGGSALVMFGSPPADSALLAGRIRFRGSSRPAGFVSVASVDTTHPILEIMKAADLSAARFFSHARLDPVGARVPARLSDGEPLMLDAEDGRLVVWSFTVLPGSTDLVFKAAFVPLLHRTLLYLASAELKSEYVVGDTIRATVEGSGPVAVATPDGRRVETPEPGPGRPEVVLARTGQPGIYRVADQPYAVNVLASEGNLTQASADALKKQGYQFLSTSVHRQSSDLSPLLLWLAALAFAAELLLLAV; encoded by the coding sequence GTGCTTCGGATTTCGGACTTCGCCTCCCAGGCACTGATGGGTTTCTCAGCGCCTTCGCTTCTTCCCCTCGCCGCCCTTGCGGCTATCCCCGTCGTGATCCACATCTTGAGCCGCTTGCGGCTGAAACGCGCTGATTTCCCCTCTCTGCTTCTGCTTACGACCGCGAAGCGCGAGCGGTTCTCCTGGCTCCGTCTCAAGGAACTGCTGTTGCTCGTCTTCCGCACGCTCGCGCTGCTCTCCCTGCTGCTTTCCCTGTCCCGCCCCTTTGTCCGCCACCGCCTGCCCGGACTCGGCCGCGCGAACGACCTCATTGTCGTCATCGACGACTCCTACAGCATGTCGAAACCATCGCAGTGGCAGCAGGCACTGGCTGTCGCCCGGGAACTGCTGACATCACTCGGTCCCGGACGTCGCGCCGCGCTGCTCCTTGCGAGTCAATCTGAAGGCTCCGACTACTCCCCACTCTCGACTCCCAGTTCCCTTCTTGCGGTACTCGACTCGCTCAAGCCGTCGTCTACTGGCGCGATCCTTGAACCTGCCCTGAAGCGTGCGGTCGAATTGGCGAAGCCGGCGCACGCCGAAGTCGTGGTTGTCACCGACCTGCAGGCCCGCGCGATACCGTCGGATTGGCAGCCGCCGCCCGACGTGCCGGTCTTTCTGGCCGGCGCTGAGACACCGGACGATGAGAATACGGGCGTGACGCGGCTCTTCACCGAGGACCGTTTCCCGGTCGCGGGCCGGGCCACGCGCATCAAGGCGGACTTCGCCAACTACGGCCCGCGGCCGGTGACCCGCACCGCGGTACTGGTTGTAGACAATCACCGCGAGGAACAGGCTGTCGCCATCAAGCCGCACTCGTCTGCGACCGTCACGTTTGAGACCGCACTTGTCGACTCCGGCTATCACGTAGCCAGGGTCGATCTACGCGGCGATTCGCTGGAAGCGGACAACAGCCGCTGGCTTGCCATCTACCAACCCCGCCGCCTCTCGGTGCTCGTTGTGGAGTCGCCCGCGGTGCCGGCGAAGTACCTGGTCGACGCCCTGGGGTCTGATTCCTCTTCGGTCTTCAGCCTTACGACAATTGCTGCCGCCGAGTTCGGCCGCTACGATCCGCGCCGGTTCGCGACGGTCGTCGTTACCGACGCCGCGGCGCTCAGCCGGCCCGACTGGACCCGTCTCGGGTTCTTCCTGCAGTCCGGCGGCTCAGCCCTGGTCATGTTCGGCAGCCCGCCTGCTGACTCGGCGCTCCTCGCCGGTCGCATACGGTTCCGAGGTTCGTCACGGCCCGCCGGCTTCGTCTCTGTCGCCTCGGTGGATACGACGCATCCGATCCTGGAGATCATGAAGGCGGCCGACCTTTCGGCTGCCAGGTTCTTCAGTCATGCCCGACTGGACCCGGTCGGGGCCCGGGTTCCTGCCCGGCTGTCTGACGGCGAGCCGTTGATGCTTGATGCGGAGGACGGCCGGCTCGTCGTGTGGTCGTTCACCGTCTTGCCCGGATCCACCGACCTCGTCTTCAAAGCCGCATTCGTGCCGCTGCTGCACCGCACGCTGCTCTACCTTGCCAGCGCAGAACTCAAATCAGAGTACGTAGTCGGGGATACCATACGTGCAACGGTCGAGGGTTCCGGCCCGGTTGCGGTCGCAACGCCGGATGGTCGCCGAGTCGAGACACCTGAACCGGGACCAGGCCGACCGGAAGTCGTGCTCGCACGGACCGGACAACCTGGCATCTATCGGGTTGCGGACCAGCCATACGCAGTCAACGTCCTTGCATCCGAAGGCAACCTGACCCAGGCCTCTGCTGACGCGCTGAAGAAGCAGGGCTACCAGTTCTTGTCCACCTCCGTCCATCGCCAGTCCTCGGACCTGTCCCCTCTCCTTCTCTGGCTCGCGGCACTCGCCTTCGCCGCCGAACTGTTGCTGCTCGCGGTCTAG
- a CDS encoding DUF58 domain-containing protein produces the protein MPESTRFLKPEVVAKLKGIDLKARLVVEGFLAGLHRSPYKGFSVEFTEHRPYMPGDEPKRIDWKVYAKTDRFVVREYEEETNLRAYLVLDASGSMSYATGKVSKLEYASMLAASLAYLLLHQKDSAGLITFTDRINNYVPPRSTPAHLNALLHQLSIVKPGGDTNIAGTFNQLAERVKRRGLVIIMSDLWDEPQAVLTALRHFRHKKHEVLVFHIQDPNEREFAFRTPVLLKDMETGREMTVDPRVLREQYQKDFDKFFATYERGCREAAIDYHRVTTDTPFDRALFSYLERRSRMR, from the coding sequence GTGCCTGAATCCACCCGTTTTCTGAAACCCGAAGTCGTCGCCAAGCTGAAGGGCATCGACCTGAAGGCGCGCCTGGTGGTCGAGGGCTTCCTCGCCGGCCTTCACCGCTCTCCCTACAAGGGCTTCTCGGTAGAGTTCACCGAGCACCGCCCGTACATGCCCGGAGACGAGCCGAAGCGGATTGACTGGAAGGTCTATGCCAAGACCGATCGGTTCGTGGTCCGCGAGTACGAGGAGGAGACGAACCTGCGCGCGTATCTCGTGCTCGACGCCTCCGGATCGATGTCCTACGCGACCGGCAAGGTCTCGAAGCTCGAATACGCAAGCATGCTGGCCGCGAGCCTCGCCTACCTGCTGCTGCACCAGAAGGACTCGGCCGGCCTCATCACCTTCACGGACAGGATAAACAACTACGTGCCGCCGCGCAGCACGCCTGCCCACCTGAATGCGCTCCTGCACCAGCTCTCAATCGTGAAACCCGGCGGCGACACGAACATCGCGGGCACGTTCAACCAACTGGCCGAGCGGGTGAAGCGTCGGGGCCTTGTCATCATCATGTCGGACCTGTGGGATGAGCCGCAGGCAGTCCTGACCGCGCTCCGCCACTTCCGCCACAAGAAACACGAGGTGCTGGTCTTTCATATCCAGGACCCGAACGAGCGGGAGTTCGCTTTCCGCACCCCGGTCCTGCTCAAGGATATGGAGACCGGCCGGGAGATGACCGTTGACCCACGCGTGCTCCGCGAGCAATACCAGAAGGACTTCGACAAATTCTTCGCGACGTATGAGCGCGGCTGCCGCGAAGCGGCAATCGACTATCACCGGGTGACGACCGACACGCCGTTCGACCGCGCGCTCTTCTCGTACCTCGAACGCCGGAGCAGGATGAGGTGA
- the tsaD gene encoding tRNA (adenosine(37)-N6)-threonylcarbamoyltransferase complex transferase subunit TsaD: MTRPLDHSSSLCLGIETSCDETAASVVGGRTTVLSSVVSSQLVHAEYGGVVPELAAREHMKAIVPVVEAALLQSKVAWSSLSLVAVTHTPGLMGALLVGLPFAKALSHSLGVPLIGVNHLEGHVFALRLENPELEPPFLAAVLSGGHTELLVVEEWCRYRPLGSTIDDACGEAFDKVAKLLGLPYPGGAEVEKLGREGRESIVFPVPDPGGFDFSFSGLKTAVLYHRRDHPDAPRADVAASFQRAAVAAVTSRIEQAVRRTGLRVVGVSGGVAANGFLRERLAELALRHEFRLVIPRPAYCTDNAAMIAAAGTERFARFGPSPLDLPAAARTPLA, from the coding sequence ATCACTAGACCACTGGACCACTCTTCTTCGCTCTGTCTCGGCATCGAGACCTCCTGCGACGAGACGGCGGCGAGCGTGGTAGGCGGGCGGACGACGGTCCTCTCCAGTGTCGTGTCGTCACAGCTGGTGCATGCTGAATACGGTGGCGTGGTGCCGGAACTCGCGGCCCGCGAGCACATGAAAGCCATCGTCCCGGTCGTGGAGGCCGCCCTTCTGCAGTCGAAGGTCGCCTGGTCCAGCCTGTCACTGGTCGCCGTAACGCACACGCCCGGCTTGATGGGCGCTCTGCTTGTCGGCCTGCCGTTTGCCAAAGCACTGAGCCACAGCCTGGGCGTACCGCTCATAGGGGTCAACCATCTCGAGGGCCATGTCTTCGCCTTGCGCCTCGAAAACCCGGAACTGGAACCGCCGTTTCTCGCGGCGGTGCTTTCCGGCGGCCACACGGAACTGCTTGTCGTAGAGGAGTGGTGCCGATACCGGCCGCTCGGCTCGACGATTGACGACGCCTGTGGAGAGGCTTTCGACAAGGTGGCGAAGCTGCTCGGGCTTCCCTACCCGGGAGGAGCCGAGGTCGAGAAGCTGGGCCGCGAAGGTCGCGAGAGCATCGTCTTCCCGGTTCCCGATCCGGGAGGATTCGACTTCAGCTTCTCCGGCTTGAAGACCGCCGTGCTCTACCATCGGCGTGATCACCCCGATGCCCCGCGTGCCGACGTGGCCGCGTCTTTCCAGCGCGCCGCAGTCGCCGCTGTCACCAGCCGCATCGAGCAGGCAGTGCGGCGGACCGGTTTGCGGGTCGTCGGCGTATCCGGCGGAGTCGCTGCCAACGGCTTTCTCCGGGAACGCCTGGCGGAGTTGGCGCTGCGCCACGAGTTCAGGCTGGTGATCCCGCGGCCGGCCTACTGCACCGACAATGCGGCAATGATAGCCGCGGCCGGTACAGAGCGGTTCGCCCGGTTCGGTCCTTCGCCGCTCGACCTGCCCGCTGCCGCCCGCACGCCGCTGGCCTAG
- a CDS encoding M20 family metallo-hydrolase: MWNEADFKRIREQIGRLEPQMVEMQRRLVALPAMSPVSGGGGERAKVDYLGGLLRSWGLEVAEYRAPDNRVPCGHRPSLTARLKGRKPRPALWLMTHLDVVPPGPRDLWQSDPFEARVESGRIYGRGTEDNQQEMVASCYAVRALLDLQLIPQTDVVLMLVADEENGSDYGVGWLLENHDLCRPEDLVVVPDAGNEVGTLLEVAEKSIAWVKFTTLGRQAHGSTPHHGNNAHRAGANLLLRLDQRLHEKYNAEDKLFSPPVSTLEPTKKEENVPNINTIPAEDVFYFDCRVLPQYQLTDLVEDMKRIAADTATEFKVEVKVEQVQMAQAAPPTSPDASVVRMLANAVREVYGGEPFTRGIGGGTVAALFRRRGIPAVVWGRNEGQAHKPNEFSVIANMVGNAAVYAHLMGQTPA, translated from the coding sequence ATGTGGAACGAAGCTGATTTCAAGAGAATCCGAGAGCAGATCGGGCGGCTCGAACCGCAGATGGTCGAGATGCAGCGTCGGCTGGTGGCATTGCCGGCGATGAGTCCCGTGTCGGGCGGCGGTGGCGAGAGGGCCAAGGTCGACTACCTTGGTGGGCTCCTGCGCTCGTGGGGACTGGAGGTAGCCGAGTACCGGGCGCCGGACAATCGCGTCCCGTGCGGCCATCGGCCAAGCCTGACCGCGCGCCTCAAAGGTCGGAAACCTCGTCCCGCGCTCTGGCTGATGACGCACCTGGACGTGGTTCCACCCGGACCGAGGGATCTCTGGCAGAGCGACCCGTTCGAGGCTAGGGTAGAGAGCGGCCGCATCTACGGCCGCGGCACCGAAGATAACCAGCAGGAGATGGTCGCGTCGTGCTACGCGGTGAGAGCCCTGCTCGACCTCCAGCTGATCCCGCAGACAGACGTCGTTCTGATGCTCGTCGCCGACGAAGAGAACGGGTCGGACTACGGAGTGGGCTGGCTGTTGGAGAACCACGACCTCTGCCGGCCGGAGGACCTTGTGGTCGTACCCGATGCCGGCAACGAGGTCGGCACGCTGCTGGAGGTGGCGGAGAAGTCGATCGCCTGGGTGAAGTTCACCACTCTGGGGCGCCAGGCGCACGGCTCGACTCCGCACCATGGCAACAACGCGCACCGGGCCGGCGCGAACCTGCTCCTGCGTCTGGACCAGCGGTTGCACGAAAAGTACAACGCGGAGGACAAGCTATTCTCGCCACCGGTTTCTACCCTGGAGCCGACAAAGAAGGAAGAGAACGTCCCCAATATCAACACTATTCCGGCTGAGGACGTGTTCTACTTCGACTGCCGGGTGCTGCCGCAGTACCAGTTGACGGACTTGGTAGAGGACATGAAGCGCATCGCCGCCGACACAGCGACCGAGTTCAAGGTAGAGGTCAAGGTTGAACAAGTCCAGATGGCGCAGGCCGCGCCTCCGACTTCGCCCGATGCCTCGGTTGTCCGGATGCTGGCGAACGCCGTGCGGGAGGTCTACGGAGGCGAGCCTTTCACGCGGGGCATCGGCGGGGGCACGGTTGCGGCGTTGTTCCGTCGGCGGGGCATCCCGGCAGTAGTCTGGGGACGCAACGAGGGACAGGCGCACAAACCCAACGAATTCTCGGTCATTGCGAACATGGTCGGCAACGCTGCGGTCTACGCCCACCTGATGGGGCAGACGCCTGCCTAA
- a CDS encoding cysteine--tRNA ligase, whose product MKLYNTLTRRKEELAPLEPGRVGIYTCGPTVYMFAHVGNFRAYIFSDTLRRVMAYLGYEVKHVMNITDVGHLTSDEDTGEDKLDKEARLEGKSPEDIARFYEKAFFDDAARLNIELPHIVCRATEHIPDMIELIRRIEANGFAYRTSVGLIFDTGKYPEYALLSRLNLAEQQAGARTQVDPERRNPSDFALWITNQPNHLMQWDSPWGRGFPGWHVECSAMSIKYLGECFDIHTGGIDHVPVHHTNERAQNFAATGKEAVVRWMHNAFLVIGDARMGKSEGNLVTISQLEERGISPSAFRYLCQTALYRMPLSFTAESLQSADNSLRGLVDFGRNAQAWPVKDASWTAPFRQEFKAAVADDLNIPQGLAAVWGLVREGNQRQDRAAWETIVDFDRVLGLGLMQLAAATSEVPSQIAELVAARDRARKARDWAESDRLRERIAELGFTVEDTPQGARVKPLS is encoded by the coding sequence ATGAAGCTCTACAACACCCTCACGCGCCGCAAGGAAGAGCTCGCACCTCTCGAGCCGGGGAGGGTGGGCATCTATACCTGCGGTCCGACGGTCTACATGTTCGCCCACGTCGGCAATTTCCGCGCCTACATCTTTTCCGACACTCTCCGGCGCGTCATGGCATACCTGGGCTACGAGGTGAAGCACGTGATGAACATCACCGACGTCGGTCATCTCACCAGCGATGAGGACACGGGCGAGGACAAGCTCGACAAAGAGGCGCGGCTGGAAGGCAAGAGCCCGGAGGATATCGCCCGGTTCTACGAGAAGGCCTTCTTCGACGATGCAGCCAGGCTGAACATCGAGCTGCCGCACATCGTCTGCCGGGCCACGGAACATATCCCGGACATGATCGAACTGATCCGGCGGATCGAGGCCAACGGCTTTGCCTACCGGACATCGGTCGGCCTGATTTTCGATACCGGAAAGTACCCGGAGTACGCTCTCTTGTCGCGGCTGAACCTGGCCGAGCAGCAGGCGGGGGCGCGCACCCAGGTCGACCCGGAACGCCGCAACCCGTCCGACTTCGCGCTCTGGATTACGAACCAGCCCAACCACCTGATGCAGTGGGACTCGCCGTGGGGACGGGGATTCCCGGGCTGGCATGTCGAGTGCTCGGCCATGTCCATCAAGTACCTTGGCGAGTGCTTCGACATCCACACCGGTGGGATCGACCACGTGCCGGTCCACCATACGAACGAACGCGCCCAGAACTTCGCTGCGACGGGCAAGGAAGCGGTCGTGCGCTGGATGCACAATGCCTTTCTCGTCATCGGCGATGCCCGGATGGGCAAGTCGGAGGGCAACCTCGTGACCATCTCCCAGTTGGAGGAACGAGGTATCTCACCCTCCGCCTTCCGTTACCTCTGCCAGACCGCACTCTATCGCATGCCTCTGAGCTTCACCGCGGAGTCTCTGCAGAGCGCCGACAACTCATTGCGCGGACTCGTGGACTTCGGCCGCAACGCGCAGGCGTGGCCGGTGAAGGACGCCTCCTGGACCGCACCCTTCCGGCAGGAGTTCAAAGCAGCCGTCGCCGACGACCTGAACATACCTCAGGGTCTGGCCGCGGTTTGGGGCTTGGTCCGCGAGGGAAACCAGCGTCAGGACCGCGCGGCCTGGGAGACTATTGTCGACTTCGACCGGGTTCTCGGACTCGGGCTGATGCAGCTCGCCGCCGCGACGTCAGAGGTTCCGAGCCAGATAGCGGAACTGGTTGCGGCGCGCGACCGTGCGCGCAAAGCGAGAGACTGGGCTGAATCGGACCGGCTGCGCGAACGGATTGCTGAGCTCGGCTTCACAGTCGAGGACACCCCACAGGGCGCGCGCGTCAAGCCGCTTTCTTGA